In one Parageobacillus genomosp. 1 genomic region, the following are encoded:
- a CDS encoding DUF294 nucleotidyltransferase-like domain-containing protein, with protein sequence MESLYEWVKQLEEAQTIGELRLYHDELARQLRYWLRWEDLEAISEIVAEAHDAMMRRVFCLAEEETLRAAVGVRPRKWCWYVMGSIGRREPTVWTDQDHGILFACAEQEEKQCYEFIRYMAAVGTNYLHEIGYPYCSGYVMATNKRWGQSLRDWEQQIKMYISGCLPNDIRFLFIAMDMRPIYGDSELVTDSRRTLFCSMNKERRLLRQIGEHVMFPDVPLGWLGNVQIERWGPHSGAIHMKHSGYVQIVNALKWLTCVANISTATTWERWREITNKKLLPLSLAEEVREALLTYYYIRLKYATEAASERDYVLWRTLEANEQKRLKKAMKTAKKLQRLVLRQAGGISE encoded by the coding sequence ATGGAATCGTTATATGAATGGGTGAAGCAATTGGAAGAGGCACAAACGATCGGGGAGCTTCGTCTGTATCACGATGAGCTCGCCAGACAGCTGCGTTATTGGCTGCGCTGGGAGGACCTTGAAGCTATTTCTGAAATCGTCGCTGAGGCGCACGATGCGATGATGAGGCGGGTGTTTTGCCTGGCGGAAGAGGAAACATTGCGCGCGGCAGTCGGCGTCCGTCCGCGAAAATGGTGCTGGTATGTGATGGGAAGCATCGGGAGGAGGGAGCCTACAGTATGGACGGACCAAGATCATGGCATATTGTTTGCCTGCGCGGAGCAGGAAGAGAAACAATGTTATGAATTCATCCGCTATATGGCCGCTGTAGGAACGAATTATCTGCACGAAATTGGCTACCCGTATTGTTCCGGCTACGTAATGGCGACAAACAAACGGTGGGGGCAGTCGCTTCGCGATTGGGAGCAACAGATCAAGATGTATATAAGCGGCTGTCTCCCTAACGATATCCGCTTTTTGTTTATTGCGATGGATATGCGGCCGATTTATGGGGATAGCGAGCTGGTTACCGACAGCAGGCGAACGCTGTTTTGCTCGATGAACAAGGAGAGGCGGCTGCTGCGGCAAATCGGGGAGCATGTGATGTTTCCTGACGTCCCTTTAGGCTGGCTAGGCAACGTGCAAATAGAACGATGGGGGCCCCACAGCGGAGCGATTCATATGAAACATAGCGGCTATGTGCAAATCGTCAATGCGTTAAAGTGGCTAACGTGTGTTGCTAATATTTCCACAGCGACGACGTGGGAACGATGGCGCGAGATCACAAACAAGAAGCTGCTTCCTTTGTCGTTGGCGGAGGAAGTGAGGGAAGCGCTCTTGACGTATTACTACATTCGGCTAAAGTATGCAACAGAAGCGGCAAGCGAGCGGGACTATGTGCTATGGCGCACGCTGGAAGCAAACGAACAAAAACGGCTGAAAAAAGCGATGAAGACCGCCAAAAAGTTGCAGCGGCTTGTCTTGCGGCAGGCAGGTGGTATAAGTGAGTGA
- a CDS encoding ammonium transporter produces the protein MDGKMLAAGLDALWVMVSAVLVIGMQAGFALLEAGSTRMKNSGHVAGKQILSFAIASLAFWAFGFAITFGEGNRLIGTDGWFLQGDEKTFASLSWANVPLTLKFLFQLGFAGVSLAIAWGGFAERAKLSVYFLFGTIFTIAIYPVIGHWVWGGGWLGEIGMQDFAGSTVVHLQGAIAALVATVLLGPRIGKFNKDKTPNVIPGHNQVYTVIGGLILWIGWFGFNAGSTMAVGDGFFGYVALTTNLAAAAGAVAAIVTAKIMVGKADIPAMVNGVLAALVAITAACAFVEPWAAVVIGAAAGSLTFWTSIYFERKGIDDPIYAFSVHGIAGIIGTISTGFFASPRLVEITGIGKAGLVYGGGFHQLIVQTVGVLGAAVYVAVVSFVVLFVLKKTTGLRVTVEQEISGLDISEHGSYGYPEQLDPAYQPKPMVQQ, from the coding sequence ATGGATGGCAAAATGCTAGCTGCAGGTCTTGACGCATTATGGGTAATGGTGAGCGCGGTGCTAGTAATCGGCATGCAGGCCGGGTTTGCTTTGCTGGAAGCAGGGTCGACGAGAATGAAAAATTCGGGGCATGTCGCTGGCAAACAGATTCTCAGCTTTGCGATCGCCTCGCTGGCTTTTTGGGCGTTTGGCTTCGCGATTACGTTTGGAGAGGGAAACCGCCTGATCGGCACGGATGGATGGTTTTTGCAAGGGGATGAAAAAACGTTTGCTTCGTTGTCATGGGCGAATGTTCCGCTAACATTGAAATTTTTATTTCAACTCGGCTTTGCCGGGGTATCGCTTGCGATCGCCTGGGGAGGATTTGCCGAGCGCGCCAAGTTATCGGTCTATTTTCTGTTTGGAACGATTTTTACGATTGCCATATATCCGGTCATTGGCCACTGGGTATGGGGTGGCGGATGGCTTGGCGAAATAGGCATGCAAGATTTTGCTGGCTCTACGGTCGTGCATTTGCAAGGGGCGATCGCCGCGCTAGTGGCGACAGTTTTGCTTGGACCGCGCATCGGCAAGTTTAATAAAGATAAAACGCCGAATGTTATTCCGGGGCACAACCAAGTGTATACCGTCATCGGCGGATTAATTTTATGGATCGGCTGGTTTGGCTTTAATGCAGGAAGCACAATGGCGGTAGGCGATGGCTTTTTCGGTTATGTAGCGTTAACGACGAATTTAGCGGCCGCGGCGGGAGCAGTTGCCGCGATTGTCACAGCGAAAATCATGGTTGGAAAAGCGGATATTCCAGCGATGGTCAACGGGGTGCTTGCCGCGCTTGTGGCGATTACAGCGGCGTGCGCTTTCGTCGAACCGTGGGCGGCGGTAGTAATCGGCGCGGCTGCCGGCTCATTGACATTTTGGACGTCGATTTATTTTGAGCGAAAAGGGATTGATGACCCGATTTACGCGTTTTCCGTGCACGGCATTGCCGGCATCATTGGTACGATTTCGACCGGATTTTTTGCTTCGCCGCGTTTAGTCGAAATAACAGGAATCGGCAAGGCTGGCCTTGTGTATGGCGGCGGATTTCATCAATTGATCGTGCAGACAGTCGGCGTGCTCGGCGCGGCGGTTTATGTAGCAGTAGTTTCCTTTGTCGTCTTGTTTGTATTGAAGAAAACGACTGGATTGCGCGTAACGGTGGAACAAGAAATTTCCGGATTGGATATTAGCGAACACGGTTCATACGGCTATCCGGAGCAGTTAGATCCTGCCTACCAGCCAAAGCCGATGGTGCAGCAGTAA
- a CDS encoding DMT family transporter: MWLAAAVMTAVCFGINNTLFKWSTRHSMSKQHIQFYFYMVAFSIMALYGCMAKSLHPSAASMMLGALIGICNATGNMQMTAAFEKGPASLTAPLIAVNAIFPVLAAGMIFGEHIPLLHWIGILCMLCSAAIIQYTPKVEKGDYEYIPWLLHIAMAIVSFGIVGILMKWCSVVGIGSLDLLTAMYGGGGLYLYWSCRKTIVQKREFRVGAMVAFFSVIGFSCYFYALTTGVASVVFPVVSLNCLIVVILGCYLFKERLKAYQLIGIAAALCGLVLTKL, translated from the coding sequence GTGTGGTTGGCTGCTGCTGTGATGACCGCGGTTTGTTTCGGCATTAACAATACGCTATTTAAATGGAGCACGCGCCATTCCATGTCGAAACAACATATTCAGTTTTATTTTTATATGGTGGCGTTTAGCATCATGGCGTTGTATGGATGTATGGCAAAATCGCTCCATCCGAGCGCGGCATCGATGATGCTCGGGGCGCTGATCGGGATTTGCAATGCGACGGGAAACATGCAAATGACCGCGGCGTTTGAGAAAGGGCCAGCCAGTTTGACGGCACCGCTTATTGCCGTCAATGCGATTTTTCCGGTGCTGGCAGCGGGGATGATTTTTGGCGAACATATTCCGCTTTTACATTGGATCGGCATTTTATGTATGTTATGTTCAGCCGCAATCATTCAATATACTCCGAAAGTGGAGAAAGGAGATTACGAATACATACCTTGGCTGCTCCATATCGCCATGGCGATCGTTTCGTTTGGAATAGTAGGAATTTTAATGAAGTGGTGCTCGGTCGTCGGAATCGGTTCGCTTGACTTGCTCACGGCGATGTATGGAGGCGGCGGACTGTATTTATATTGGAGCTGCCGTAAAACGATTGTCCAAAAACGGGAGTTTCGTGTTGGCGCAATGGTGGCTTTCTTCAGTGTCATCGGTTTTAGCTGTTATTTTTATGCGCTTACGACGGGCGTTGCATCGGTCGTCTTTCCTGTTGTCAGCTTGAACTGCCTCATTGTCGTTATTTTAGGCTGTTACTTATTCAAGGAAAGACTAAAAGCGTACCAGCTGATCGGCATTGCGGCTGCCTTATGCGGATTAGTTTTGACAAAATTGTAG
- a CDS encoding YozQ family protein: MEKNEQLQIAGRQYAPSDEEASSFFDAALAQTHEQVSDVYAEGTVEAVIDNVKGKDIPLSEERKQ; encoded by the coding sequence ATGGAAAAGAATGAACAGTTGCAGATTGCAGGAAGACAATACGCGCCATCTGATGAAGAAGCGTCGTCTTTTTTCGATGCTGCGCTGGCACAAACGCATGAGCAGGTGAGCGATGTGTATGCGGAAGGGACAGTGGAAGCGGTCATCGATAACGTGAAGGGAAAAGACATTCCTCTTTCCGAGGAACGAAAACAGTAA
- a CDS encoding YndM family protein, with the protein MRHLIALALKYVLLATVFFAIVPLFLRISSAELLWFSLWMTLVAYVLGDLYLLPRFGNLSATIADFGLAFVGVWIGIGAFYDGSGAAVLNAAFFSALLVALGEVLFHAYVQRFILRGQEEESVPLFGHKWQTEMAEEFDVRREADHDDEK; encoded by the coding sequence ATGAGACATTTAATCGCACTTGCATTAAAGTACGTGTTGCTGGCTACCGTCTTTTTTGCGATCGTCCCGTTATTTTTACGCATCTCCTCAGCAGAACTGTTATGGTTCAGCCTGTGGATGACACTCGTTGCTTACGTGCTCGGCGATTTGTACCTCCTCCCGCGCTTTGGAAATCTGTCAGCGACGATTGCGGACTTCGGCCTCGCCTTTGTCGGCGTATGGATCGGCATTGGCGCTTTTTACGATGGCAGCGGTGCCGCGGTTTTAAACGCTGCGTTCTTTTCCGCGCTGCTTGTCGCGCTCGGTGAAGTGTTGTTCCATGCTTATGTCCAACGCTTCATCCTTCGCGGCCAAGAAGAAGAAAGTGTACCTTTATTTGGACATAAATGGCAAACGGAGATGGCGGAAGAATTCGACGTCCGCCGTGAAGCAGATCATGATGACGAGAAATAG
- a CDS encoding toxic anion resistance protein, whose product MKPSDKVPDGDLQYPEWTSSLDSLLENPFSLPNEQPETAVEEQKQSTRLIDTLKPEHRDKALQLAKQIDPRNQQAIIQYGVAAQAELSKFSHTILHHVQTKDAGPVGEVISDLMTKIKEVNPDDLLPAKKGLLSRLFGTVSKSLQGLVAKYQKIGVEIDKIADQLEKHRQMLFRDIMMLETLYEKNKEYFDALNIYIAAAEYKLEELRTKVIPEKRAQAERSGNQMEMQEVNDLLQFADRLEKRIHDLKLSRQVTIQTAPQIRMIQHMNQTLVERIQSSILTAIPLWKNQVVIALTLFRQQKAVEAQKQVAETTNNLLLRNSEMLKTNSIEVAKENERGLIDIETLKKTQENLVSTLEETLKIQEEGRRKRLQVERELVTMEEQLKQTLLSLKRNDR is encoded by the coding sequence ATGAAACCGTCCGATAAGGTGCCAGACGGTGATCTGCAATATCCAGAGTGGACAAGCTCACTTGACTCGCTGCTAGAAAACCCGTTTTCCTTGCCGAACGAGCAGCCCGAAACGGCCGTAGAAGAGCAAAAGCAATCGACGCGGCTCATTGATACGTTAAAGCCAGAACATCGCGATAAAGCGCTTCAGCTTGCGAAGCAAATCGATCCGCGCAACCAGCAGGCAATCATCCAATACGGGGTGGCGGCGCAAGCGGAGCTGTCTAAGTTTTCCCATACGATTCTCCATCATGTGCAAACGAAAGACGCGGGTCCTGTTGGCGAAGTGATCAGCGATTTAATGACGAAAATTAAAGAGGTTAATCCAGATGATTTGCTTCCGGCGAAAAAAGGGCTGCTTTCGCGGCTGTTTGGCACGGTGTCGAAATCGCTGCAGGGGCTTGTTGCCAAGTATCAAAAAATCGGCGTCGAAATTGATAAAATCGCCGATCAGCTCGAGAAACACCGGCAGATGCTGTTTCGCGACATTATGATGCTAGAGACGCTGTATGAAAAAAATAAAGAATACTTTGATGCGCTAAATATTTATATCGCCGCGGCGGAATATAAATTGGAAGAATTGCGGACAAAAGTGATTCCGGAAAAACGCGCTCAGGCAGAACGGTCGGGAAACCAAATGGAAATGCAAGAAGTCAACGATTTGTTGCAGTTTGCCGATCGTTTGGAAAAGCGGATTCACGATTTAAAATTAAGCCGACAAGTAACGATTCAAACGGCTCCGCAAATCCGTATGATTCAGCATATGAACCAAACGCTCGTCGAGCGCATTCAATCGTCAATTTTAACGGCGATTCCGCTATGGAAAAACCAAGTCGTGATCGCGTTGACCTTATTCCGCCAGCAAAAAGCGGTCGAGGCGCAAAAGCAAGTCGCGGAAACGACGAATAACTTGTTGCTTCGCAATTCGGAAATGTTGAAAACAAACAGCATTGAAGTCGCAAAGGAAAATGAGCGCGGGCTCATTGACATTGAAACGTTGAAAAAAACGCAGGAAAATTTGGTGTCTACCTTAGAGGAAACGTTGAAAATTCAGGAGGAAGGCCGCCGCAAGCGGCTACAGGTCGAACGGGAGCTTGTGACGATGGAAGAACAGCTGAAACAGACGCTATTGTCATTAAAACGCAACGATCGATGA
- a CDS encoding 5-bromo-4-chloroindolyl phosphate hydrolysis family protein translates to MKQLLKTLWRWFVSWNIGVVVAVIVFFLADFHFLPSFLSGMGAMFVTSAMMKRRGHRITAQEMFKEEKAYIRSQIHEARKQWKQMRRARYRLRSLGMWQKISRMCMIVDKMIRAVEQHPHQFRIAQPFFLNELPMAVTMIEKYVYLTNQPVRSQEMKEVLWKTERLLNELAETAEKRLLEILSNDVFDLQVEVKMLEQSLEQQKLSETMQWRKENDYETVR, encoded by the coding sequence ATGAAACAGCTGTTGAAAACGTTATGGCGCTGGTTTGTTTCATGGAATATAGGAGTCGTGGTGGCCGTCATCGTGTTTTTTCTCGCCGATTTTCATTTCCTTCCTTCCTTTTTATCGGGAATGGGGGCGATGTTCGTTACATCCGCGATGATGAAAAGACGAGGTCATCGCATCACGGCGCAAGAGATGTTCAAAGAGGAAAAAGCGTATATTCGCTCCCAGATCCATGAAGCGCGGAAACAGTGGAAACAAATGCGGCGCGCCCGTTACCGCCTTCGCTCGCTGGGGATGTGGCAAAAAATCTCGCGTATGTGCATGATCGTCGACAAAATGATTCGTGCGGTGGAGCAGCATCCGCATCAATTTCGCATCGCTCAGCCGTTTTTCTTAAATGAATTGCCAATGGCGGTGACGATGATCGAAAAATATGTGTATTTAACCAATCAGCCTGTACGCAGTCAGGAGATGAAAGAAGTACTTTGGAAAACGGAACGGCTTCTCAATGAACTGGCGGAGACAGCAGAAAAACGGCTTCTGGAAATACTTTCAAATGACGTGTTTGATTTACAAGTCGAGGTGAAAATGCTCGAGCAATCGCTAGAGCAGCAAAAGCTTTCGGAAACGATGCAATGGAGAAAGGAGAACGACTATGAAACCGTCCGATAA
- a CDS encoding SIMPL domain-containing protein, whose protein sequence is MQEWYMPMQRTKPMAQTITVTGQGAVTAKPDTVIITLGVRTEHANVQEALAENAKRANDVIRALKAIGVSEEDIDTASFSIYPKYNYSDGTNTLTGYEVEHIFDITVKDTKKVGNIYDTAVTNGANIARHIQFRLANEQPYYQQALMLAVKNAKEKAIVIARTIGLPMHDIPLQIKEESVAPSFPRAPYSSVATLAESSTAPPIQTQDIIIKATVQAVFSY, encoded by the coding sequence ATGCAAGAATGGTATATGCCGATGCAGCGAACCAAACCAATGGCGCAAACGATCACCGTGACGGGCCAGGGAGCGGTCACGGCAAAGCCCGATACGGTCATCATCACTCTTGGGGTCCGAACCGAACACGCCAACGTCCAAGAAGCGCTCGCGGAAAACGCAAAGCGCGCTAACGACGTTATCCGTGCGCTAAAAGCAATCGGGGTCAGTGAAGAGGACATCGATACCGCCTCGTTTTCCATTTATCCGAAATATAATTACTCTGATGGAACAAACACCTTGACCGGCTATGAAGTCGAGCATATTTTCGACATTACCGTCAAAGATACAAAAAAAGTCGGCAATATTTACGACACCGCCGTCACCAACGGCGCGAACATCGCCCGTCACATCCAATTCCGCCTCGCTAACGAACAGCCTTACTATCAACAGGCGCTGATGCTGGCGGTGAAAAACGCCAAAGAAAAAGCGATCGTCATCGCCCGCACCATCGGCCTGCCGATGCACGACATACCGCTGCAAATCAAAGAAGAAAGCGTCGCTCCCTCTTTCCCGCGGGCACCTTACTCATCAGTGGCCACGCTAGCAGAATCTTCAACCGCTCCGCCGATTCAGACGCAAGATATTATCATCAAAGCCACCGTCCAGGCGGTCTTTTCCTACTAA
- a CDS encoding TcaA second domain-containing protein, which produces MKQRVSLEGTIQGGNRQERETKDAGSGAAALARYEQRKQARLLMRERRKKYYRTFLRTALAIAAVWMIGALIWKGYITLKNAASREMAVMRLEDALKDKDVAALQTYLRVPDKTIPVNEKTLAPLFSYLDAHPKAYETLERDFDKQRNMKHVYIKGLTSKPPIFTIKVFGDRYVFEPTLYFINIRLNEPNDEIFINGEKVEGEPTKDPFVKKVGPYLPGTYTIVVKKQEKQNREAKVHLFGGARVHEVDLAKE; this is translated from the coding sequence GTGAAACAGCGTGTATCTTTAGAGGGAACCATACAGGGGGGCAATCGGCAAGAAAGAGAAACAAAGGATGCCGGAAGCGGTGCGGCGGCATTGGCGCGCTATGAGCAGCGGAAGCAAGCGCGTCTTTTAATGCGAGAGCGGCGGAAAAAGTATTACCGCACCTTCTTGCGTACGGCTTTGGCCATAGCGGCAGTGTGGATGATTGGTGCGTTAATATGGAAAGGATACATCACGTTGAAAAACGCTGCCAGTAGGGAAATGGCCGTGATGCGCCTTGAGGATGCGCTCAAAGATAAAGATGTTGCCGCGCTGCAAACGTATCTTCGTGTGCCGGACAAGACGATTCCGGTCAATGAAAAGACGCTCGCACCGTTGTTTTCGTACTTAGACGCGCACCCAAAAGCATATGAAACACTCGAACGCGACTTTGACAAACAGCGCAACATGAAGCATGTATACATAAAAGGATTGACGTCGAAGCCGCCCATTTTCACCATCAAAGTGTTTGGGGACCGCTATGTGTTTGAACCAACCTTATACTTTATTAACATTCGGTTGAATGAGCCGAATGATGAAATTTTTATTAACGGCGAGAAAGTAGAAGGGGAACCGACAAAAGATCCATTTGTGAAAAAAGTCGGCCCGTATTTGCCTGGAACATATACTATTGTGGTCAAGAAACAAGAAAAGCAGAATAGGGAAGCGAAAGTTCATTTATTTGGCGGTGCGCGTGTGCATGAAGTGGATTTAGCGAAAGAATAA
- a CDS encoding MDR family MFS transporter has translation MRIRDWDRNLKMRLFGEALVNTTFWMFFPFMAIYFTESFGKDKAGILLIISQLFSVIANLIGGYCADAFGRKRMMVLSAYSQGAAFFFFALASSPWFTSPLVGFICFTIAGICGSFYWPASQAMVADVVPEKDRSSVFAVFYTSINIAVVIGPMIGGIFYENYRFELLLATAFSFLLLAMLLSKWLRETVPAQGKARLARGKWHEFLRQQVQQYSVIVRDRIFLLFIIAGILVAQTFMQLDLLIPVYTKDTVERQTLFSFGDWSVTVGGEKAFGLLISENGLLVALFTVLVTRWMSRYHERTAFIGSSIVYGVAIFLFGQTISIWGLIFVMALFTFGELMTAGIQQTFISKLAPEEMRGQYFAAASLRFTIGRMIAPLSITATIWLGYEWTFFLLSMLSFISAALYTAMFQQFEKRREKRAAASL, from the coding sequence ATGAGGATACGCGACTGGGATCGGAATTTAAAAATGCGTCTATTTGGTGAGGCGCTCGTCAATACCACTTTTTGGATGTTTTTCCCGTTTATGGCGATATATTTTACTGAATCATTTGGGAAAGATAAGGCAGGAATCTTGTTAATCATCTCGCAGCTTTTTTCAGTGATTGCTAATTTAATAGGAGGGTATTGTGCGGATGCGTTTGGGCGTAAACGAATGATGGTGCTGTCAGCCTATAGTCAAGGGGCAGCGTTTTTCTTTTTTGCGCTTGCAAGTTCGCCATGGTTTACTTCGCCGCTGGTCGGTTTTATTTGTTTTACGATCGCAGGAATTTGCGGATCTTTTTATTGGCCTGCAAGCCAGGCAATGGTGGCGGATGTTGTTCCAGAAAAAGACCGAAGCAGCGTATTTGCCGTGTTTTATACGTCCATCAACATTGCAGTGGTGATCGGTCCGATGATTGGTGGAATTTTTTACGAAAACTATCGCTTTGAACTATTGCTTGCCACCGCATTTTCGTTTTTGCTGCTCGCTATGCTCCTTTCCAAATGGCTCCGCGAGACGGTTCCAGCGCAAGGAAAAGCAAGGTTAGCACGCGGGAAGTGGCATGAGTTTTTACGACAACAAGTCCAGCAATATAGTGTGATTGTACGTGATCGAATATTCCTATTGTTTATCATTGCCGGTATTCTTGTTGCACAAACGTTTATGCAGTTGGATTTACTGATTCCTGTGTATACGAAAGACACTGTGGAGAGACAAACGTTATTTTCGTTTGGTGATTGGTCGGTTACCGTTGGCGGAGAGAAAGCGTTTGGCCTTCTTATTTCGGAAAACGGCCTTCTTGTTGCACTGTTTACGGTATTGGTGACGAGATGGATGTCGCGTTATCATGAGCGCACGGCCTTTATTGGCTCTTCCATTGTTTATGGAGTGGCTATTTTCCTATTTGGCCAAACCATATCGATTTGGGGGCTTATTTTTGTGATGGCGCTGTTTACGTTTGGCGAACTGATGACAGCAGGAATCCAGCAAACATTTATTTCTAAATTGGCTCCTGAGGAAATGCGTGGCCAATATTTTGCGGCTGCGAGCTTACGCTTTACGATCGGGCGGATGATTGCCCCGCTTTCGATTACGGCAACGATATGGCTCGGGTATGAATGGACATTTTTCTTGTTAAGCATGCTTTCTTTCATCAGCGCAGCTTTATATACGGCGATGTTTCAACAGTTTGAAAAGCGGCGCGAGAAGCGGGCTGCGGCGTCATTATAA